The DNA region GTAGAAAGGAGTTGAAGTCAGTGGTTACTGCCATGAAAGAATCCAGGGGGGACAAGCTGTTCCTGATTAGTACCTATATCTATTTGGGCCTTGCACTGCTGGTGGTTCTCTATCCGCTAATCTATATTCTCAGCGCTTCAATCAGTTCACCGCAGGACGTCAATTCGGGAGCTATGTGGCTATTTCCGAAGAATGTGACACTGGATGGCTACAAGCTTGTATTTGAGAACCCGAAGATATGGAATGGTTACTGGAACACGATCATTTACACTGTAGTGGGGACTCTGGTCAATCTTGCCGTTACTCTGCCGGCCTCGTATGCACTAAGCAGATCTGATTTTGTCGGGCGCCAGTTGTTTATGGGTCTCATTCTGTTCACGATGTTCTTCAGCGGCGGAATCGTGCCGACGTATCTGCTGGTCAAGAATCTTGGCCTCATTAACAGTATGTGGGCATTGATCCTGCCCGTGGCCGCTTCGGTTTGGAATATTGTCGTAGCCCGCACCTTTTTTCAGACGACCATCCCAAAAGAACTGCAGGAAGCGGCGCATATTGACGGTTGTACGAATTTAAAGCTGTTTATACGCATTATTCTGCCGCTGTCGGCACCGATTGTGGCCGTTATGGCCCTGTTCTATGGAGTAAGCCATTGGAACAGCTACTTCCCGTCCCTGATCTATTTGAATGATGAAGCCAAGTATCCGCTGCAGATGGTTCTGCGCCAGATCCTTGTCCTTCAGGAAATGTCGGCCGAAACCACAGGCGCTTCGATCAATGGCGAGGTGGCGACCGCTATGAATAATAAGGCAGAAACAGCATCGCTGATCAAATACGGTGTCATCGTTGTCTCCACACTGCCCATCGTTGCAGTCTATCCGTTCCTGCAGCGTTACTTTGTACAGGGGGTCATGATTGGCTCTGTTAAGGGCTAAACGATTAGAAAGTTTATATAACAAGGGAGGAATTATTCATGCAGACCACACGCAAACCATGGAAGCTTCTGCTGTCTTCGGCTCTAGTTCTTACACTGCTGGCAGGATGCAGCAATTCAAATGAAGGTGCAGCAAATAAAAGTACCGGAGACGTTGCTGTGAATAAAGAAGGTTTCCCGATTGTCAATGAGTCCGTTACTCTGTCGCTTATGGCGCCGGATGTAGGAATTCAGAACTGGGAGAACATGGTGGTGCTTCAGCAGATGCAGGAGAAGACCGGCATTAAGCTGGAATACAAGAATGCACCGAAGGACAGCTTCGAGACCAAAAAGAATTTGGTACTCGCCAGCGGGGATTACCCGGATATCCTTTATGCTGCCGGTCTGACGACCGCAGAGCAGATGAATTATGGAGAGCAGGGTATCATCATACCCCTGGAGGATCTGATTGAAGAATACGCTCCCAATTTCAAGTCACTGCTGGAGGAGAATCCGGACGTCCGTAAATCAATTACAGCACCGGACGGGCATATCTATTCCTTGCCAGTAGTAGAACTTAGCCAGCACTGGTACCGCAATCCGATGTGGTATAACGGGGACTTCCTGAAGGCTCTGAATATCGACAAGCTTCCCGAAACGACGGAAGAGCTGTATACCTACCTGAAGCGTGTGAAGGAGGAAGATCCAAACGGCAATGGCAAAGCCGATGAAATTCCGATTTCCTCAGTGACAACACCAGCTGCGAACCTCCGCGATATCCGTACCTGGCTGCTTGGCGCATTCGGTATTTATGAAGAAGAAATTTATGTGGACGATGCGGACAAAGTGCATTATACACCGCTTGAAGAAGGTTATAAGGAATATTTGACCTATATGAACCGCCTGTGGTCCGAAGACCTGTTGGATCACGAGAGCTTCTCGCAGACAGCAGAGCAGAAGAAGGCCAAAACGCAGAATAATCAAGTTGCCCTCTTCTCAGACTGGCATGCCTACATGTCCAAGGGCGGAGAGCCTTCGACGGCAGATCCGATGTTTGCGCCCGTCCGCAGTGAATCCATTGCTGCTCCTGCGATTGCAAAGAACAGAGGAATCACAACTGGCGCATTTGCCATCACGGAAAGTAATCCCGCACCGGAAGCATCAATGCGCTGGGTGGATTATCTTTATTCCTATGAAGGTGCGATGTTCTTCAATAAAGGGCCGGAGGGCATTCTCTGGGAATACACTGACAAAGAGAACCGGGTTAAGAAGTACTTGCCGGTACCGGACGGCAAGGAAATGGAAGATTACCGGGCAACACTGACGCCCAACTACGGCATTCCTGCTCCAACCCTGTCCATGGATGATATTAGTAAGGGGCTGAAGACAGACTTTGACGTCTGGGTAGAGCAGGAAACCAAGCAGAAGCTTCTCGATAAAGGTGCACGGATTCCGTTCCCGACCTTGTTCTTCACCGTGGAGGAGCAGACCGAAATCAGCAGCCTTAATTCTGATTTGAGAACATATGTGAATCAGATGGAAGCGAAGTTCATCACCGGTGCCGAGCCGCTTACGGGTTGGGACAATTATGTGGCGACCGTCAAGAAAATGGGCGGAGAGCGTGTGGCCGAAATCAACCAAGCTGCCTATGACCGGTGGAAATCCAACTAATGCAGGAGGGATAGATATGCAAATTACGAGACATCCGGATAATCCTATTGTCGTTCCGGGCGGCTATGAATGGCGAAAGGTTACGGTCTTCAATCCTGCAGTCATCATTGATAACGGCAAATTTTATATGATTGAGCGCACCGCAGGGTCCCTGACGCCATGTAAGAATTACCTGGGGCTGCTTGAGAGCGAAGATGGCGTAAACTTTACCCATGTGAGGGATGAGCCGATTGTGACGCCCGATATGCTGGGTTTCCCTTATGGCAGTGTACAGGACCCGCGAATTGTCAAAATCGAAGGCACATTCTATTTGAACTACGCCCTGCGCCCTTGTGCAATGAGCTATTATCCTACTGGGGCAGGTGTTCCCTTGCGCTCTATTCCGGAATATCCGGACGGATGGGGGGAAGAGGAGGGGCATTGGCTGACCCGATCCTCTATTCTAAAATCGGATAACCTGTTGGATTGGGAGTTTGTGGCAGACACGACACCACTTGATATCAATGACCGGGACAACATTCTGTTCCCCGAGAAAATAGGCGGCAAATTCGTGCTGCTTCGCCGTCCCGAGGAATATGTGGGAGAAGCTTATGGAACAGATAAAGCGGCCATGTGGATTACCTACTCCGAGGATCTTGTGAACTGGGAAGAGCCCAAGCTGCTCGCCACCGCCGGAAGCCTGTCCTGGGAATCGCGGAAGATTGGAGGCTCCACGCCACCGGTACGCACGGACAAGGGCTGGCTGGTACTCTATCACGGCGTTGATGAGGACATTGTCTACCGCGTGGGGGCGATGCTGCTGGATTTGGAGCAGCCGGAGAAAATTATTGCCCGGACAGCGAATTTTATTATGGAGCCGGAGACGTATTATGAGAAGTTTGGGTTCCAGATTCCGAATGTCATCTTCCCAACCGGAAATGTGGTCAAAGACGGACTGCTCTATATCTATTACGGGGTAACGGATACAGCGATTGCGCTCGCAACGGTTCCTTTGGATGAGCTGGTGGAGCATATTCTCCAGGAAGCGTAGTAGCAAAATAACCACAAAATGAAGCTTAGCTTCAAGCATAAGGATTTATGTGCTTGGCGTTGTAATGTAAGCTTTCCAGAAAGGGCGGAAGGTCCGCCAACTTAAACCGGTCTTTTCGCGGCAGCCCCCTTCAAGGCATGTTCCTTGCGGTACTGCCCTGGCGTCAGACCGGTTTCTTTTTTGAACTTGCGAATGAAATTCGGCGTATCCAAATAACCGACCTGTTCAATTATTTCTTTGAGCGGTGCACTAGTGCTCTGTAGCAGCCGTATGACCTCATCCACACGCCGCTGCCAGATATATTGTGAGAAATTGCTGCCGGTTTTATCTTTGAAGCTACGGCTTAAATAAGAGGTTGAAATGGCAAACTTAAGCGCCACATGCTCCAGGCTGAGGGTGTAGTCTGCGAACTGCCTGTCCACATAAGCCAGAATGTCTTCCATTAATGAAGGCTCGCTTGTCTCCTTATTCTGTTCGACCTGCGCGCAGATAGCAGAAGCCAAAGAGAGCAGACGGTTCTCAAGCTCTTCGAGGGTTTCAAAGGAGGTCAATTCCGGCATGTTGGCGAACACTTCGTTCATGCCAAACTCAGAGGCTGTGCGCAAAAAAACGTTCAGCAAATCGAAGCAGATGCAGCGCAGCAAATGCACCTGCAGCGGCTCGTCTTTGATTTTATCAATGTTATCAGCAATCATCTGGGCGGCTACCGATTCATTGCCCTGCTTCAGACTCTGCTCCAGCTTCAGCATGGATTTACGCGGAATCCAGAAGCTCTGAGCAGCGGAAGGAACCAGTTCAGCGAGCTGCTCGAAGTAAGACACCTGCCCGCTGCGCCGGATCATCCGGTGCTCCAGAGCTGCCGCGGCTTCGATGAAGGATTGATTAAGGAGAGCCAGATCCCGATAGGCCGTACCAACTCCGATACTCAGAGACAGCTGCGAGTGTTTGCGGATTACCTCAAGAATGGCTTCAATAACCTGCTCCATCCGTCTGTGAACCGGTATATCCATATCGTCGGCAAGCGAAATAATCAGGGCAAACTGGTCCTTAACCGAGAATTCCACACCGAAGATCTGTGCATCGGGACCGGACAGACATACATTGCTCAGTATTTCCTGCAACAGATGGCGTTCCTGCCAGAACTTGTCGCCTGGCAGAGTTTCATCCCAGGATAGGATTGCCGAGAAATAGAGACCTTTTCCTTGAGGATGCTTGAAGCCTGCGCTGAGGATCATCTGCTCAATTTCAGGATCATCCGGCTTGCCGTGCTTGAGCAGCAGCAGCATGCACTGATTCCGGACGAAGGGTTCCTGAAGATCAATTCTGGCACTGTAATCGTGGAGAGTCTGCCGTATCCATTCCCATTCATTGCGGAGCTTGGGAGCATCAGGGCCACTTCCTCTCAGCTTCGCGAATTCCATTAGATCCCTAATTGGATGGTACTGTCGTTTGGCCAGCAGCAGTGCGGCAGCTATGCCGGTAATGACTGTTATACAGAAGACAATCAGAATCAGGGTCTGGACATGGGCGACACGACTGAAAAACTGGAAGCTTGGCATCGTTGTCACATAGGTCCAGCCATTTTCTTCAGATTGTACGGAAACGACGGAGTATGATTCCCCGTCCAGCTCCAGGTTATGAATACCTGGTTCAAGTGCGGATAAATTTCCAAGCTCGTCCTGGGGGAGGCTGACGCCATGGTTGTTCGCTGTTAGCACCTCTCCGGAGGGACCAAAAATATAGCTGCTGCCCGAAAAATCACTCAGAATTGAATCCATGACCCCGGTAAGATTGGATTCTTTCATTAAATAGAGAACGGTCCCGTATGGATACGGGTCATTCGGTTTAATGGGTACGAGCATGACGAGCATCGGATCCTTGCGGGAATTGACCGTTACATTCTCAGCGGGACGTACCAAGGGCTGCCGGGTTTCATTCAAATCTCGTCGCAATTCTTCCGAGGTCCAGTGCTCGAACTGATAATAGGAATCAAAGGTGACATGAAGATTAGCCAGACCGCGGTATGAATAGATGTTGGAATCGCCATGAAAATAGAGAAGCAGATCCTCTGCTATGTTGCTGCTGGCTTTGTAATTCGCCAGTGTCTGAATCGCCTCCAGGCTGTAATAGGGATGCCGTACCATATAGGGGGTCAGATGCCTGTCATAGGCGATTCTCCCCGCTAGTTCCTGAAGCTCCTTCATACGGGTATCAATGGTGCTCTTCACCTGATTGAGCTGATTGACATTGGATTGTTCAATTTCGACACGCAGGCCCTTGACAGCGTTCTCATAAACAAAAATGGTTACACCAGTTAGAGGGATAAGAAATATTAAGATGTAGGAAAATGCATATTTCAGCAGAAGCCTTGATTTGAAATGATTCCAGCTGAGCCGGAACCTTTTGAGCAAGGATGGCTTGAGTGCCGGATTTGCCATAAAACAGTCCCTCCAGAGTTAAATATTCGGATGATAGATCTTGGGATTATAAATCACTGTTCTCTTCTAGATTACACCGTGCTAATATAAACATTATAACATTATAATCTTTAAAGTGGAGCAGCTCACCACGTTTATTATTCAATTTTGAGATGTTTTGCTTCAAAGACACTAATCATCTTTTTGAATTTTTTCTGTATACCGGGGTTGAAGAAGGAGATGGGATGAGTGGGCACAGAGAATGTGCTGCGCAATTTGCAGCTTGTGGATGGGCGAATAATGGATATAGCCATTCAGGATGGGATTATCACCGCCATTACACCGGCAGCCCACGCGGAAGGAGAGAGCGGGCTAGACTGTACAGGGTTATATGTGTCCAGCGGATGGATTGATTTGCATGTGCACGCCGTGCCGGAGCTTGATCCCTATGGCGATGATATCGACGAAATTGGAGTGAAGCAGGGAGTAACGACACTGGTGGATGCCGGAAGCTGTGGTGCAGATCGAATAGGAACTTTGTATACCGCAAGTCTGAAGGCTGATACCCGAGTGTTTGCTCTGTTAAATATTTCGAGAATCGGGCTTGAACGGACAGATGAATTGTCTCAGCTGGAATGGATTGACCGGGACAAGGTTCTGGAGGCGGCAGTGACCTATCCTGAATTCATCGTCGGTCTGAAAGCCCGCATCAGCCAGAGTGTTGTCAAAGACAGCGGTATACAGCCGCTCAAGCTGGCACGCACTCTGTCGGAAGAAACGAAGCTTCCGCTCATGGTGCATATTGGCTCTGCTCCGCCCGCGATATCCGAGGTGCTGGAGCTGCTGCAACCGGGTGATGTAATCACCCATTACCTTAACGGCAAGTCCAACAATCTGTTCCACGCGGAC from Paenibacillus sp. JNUCC-31 includes:
- a CDS encoding glycoside hydrolase family 130 protein; the protein is MQITRHPDNPIVVPGGYEWRKVTVFNPAVIIDNGKFYMIERTAGSLTPCKNYLGLLESEDGVNFTHVRDEPIVTPDMLGFPYGSVQDPRIVKIEGTFYLNYALRPCAMSYYPTGAGVPLRSIPEYPDGWGEEEGHWLTRSSILKSDNLLDWEFVADTTPLDINDRDNILFPEKIGGKFVLLRRPEEYVGEAYGTDKAAMWITYSEDLVNWEEPKLLATAGSLSWESRKIGGSTPPVRTDKGWLVLYHGVDEDIVYRVGAMLLDLEQPEKIIARTANFIMEPETYYEKFGFQIPNVIFPTGNVVKDGLLYIYYGVTDTAIALATVPLDELVEHILQEA
- a CDS encoding extracellular solute-binding protein, with the protein product MQTTRKPWKLLLSSALVLTLLAGCSNSNEGAANKSTGDVAVNKEGFPIVNESVTLSLMAPDVGIQNWENMVVLQQMQEKTGIKLEYKNAPKDSFETKKNLVLASGDYPDILYAAGLTTAEQMNYGEQGIIIPLEDLIEEYAPNFKSLLEENPDVRKSITAPDGHIYSLPVVELSQHWYRNPMWYNGDFLKALNIDKLPETTEELYTYLKRVKEEDPNGNGKADEIPISSVTTPAANLRDIRTWLLGAFGIYEEEIYVDDADKVHYTPLEEGYKEYLTYMNRLWSEDLLDHESFSQTAEQKKAKTQNNQVALFSDWHAYMSKGGEPSTADPMFAPVRSESIAAPAIAKNRGITTGAFAITESNPAPEASMRWVDYLYSYEGAMFFNKGPEGILWEYTDKENRVKKYLPVPDGKEMEDYRATLTPNYGIPAPTLSMDDISKGLKTDFDVWVEQETKQKLLDKGARIPFPTLFFTVEEQTEISSLNSDLRTYVNQMEAKFITGAEPLTGWDNYVATVKKMGGERVAEINQAAYDRWKSN
- a CDS encoding helix-turn-helix domain-containing protein, producing the protein MANPALKPSLLKRFRLSWNHFKSRLLLKYAFSYILIFLIPLTGVTIFVYENAVKGLRVEIEQSNVNQLNQVKSTIDTRMKELQELAGRIAYDRHLTPYMVRHPYYSLEAIQTLANYKASSNIAEDLLLYFHGDSNIYSYRGLANLHVTFDSYYQFEHWTSEELRRDLNETRQPLVRPAENVTVNSRKDPMLVMLVPIKPNDPYPYGTVLYLMKESNLTGVMDSILSDFSGSSYIFGPSGEVLTANNHGVSLPQDELGNLSALEPGIHNLELDGESYSVVSVQSEENGWTYVTTMPSFQFFSRVAHVQTLILIVFCITVITGIAAALLLAKRQYHPIRDLMEFAKLRGSGPDAPKLRNEWEWIRQTLHDYSARIDLQEPFVRNQCMLLLLKHGKPDDPEIEQMILSAGFKHPQGKGLYFSAILSWDETLPGDKFWQERHLLQEILSNVCLSGPDAQIFGVEFSVKDQFALIISLADDMDIPVHRRMEQVIEAILEVIRKHSQLSLSIGVGTAYRDLALLNQSFIEAAAALEHRMIRRSGQVSYFEQLAELVPSAAQSFWIPRKSMLKLEQSLKQGNESVAAQMIADNIDKIKDEPLQVHLLRCICFDLLNVFLRTASEFGMNEVFANMPELTSFETLEELENRLLSLASAICAQVEQNKETSEPSLMEDILAYVDRQFADYTLSLEHVALKFAISTSYLSRSFKDKTGSNFSQYIWQRRVDEVIRLLQSTSAPLKEIIEQVGYLDTPNFIRKFKKETGLTPGQYRKEHALKGAAAKRPV
- a CDS encoding carbohydrate ABC transporter permease; its protein translation is MVTAMKESRGDKLFLISTYIYLGLALLVVLYPLIYILSASISSPQDVNSGAMWLFPKNVTLDGYKLVFENPKIWNGYWNTIIYTVVGTLVNLAVTLPASYALSRSDFVGRQLFMGLILFTMFFSGGIVPTYLLVKNLGLINSMWALILPVAASVWNIVVARTFFQTTIPKELQEAAHIDGCTNLKLFIRIILPLSAPIVAVMALFYGVSHWNSYFPSLIYLNDEAKYPLQMVLRQILVLQEMSAETTGASINGEVATAMNNKAETASLIKYGVIVVSTLPIVAVYPFLQRYFVQGVMIGSVKG
- a CDS encoding amidohydrolase/deacetylase family metallohydrolase, with translation MDIAIQDGIITAITPAAHAEGESGLDCTGLYVSSGWIDLHVHAVPELDPYGDDIDEIGVKQGVTTLVDAGSCGADRIGTLYTASLKADTRVFALLNISRIGLERTDELSQLEWIDRDKVLEAAVTYPEFIVGLKARISQSVVKDSGIQPLKLARTLSEETKLPLMVHIGSAPPAISEVLELLQPGDVITHYLNGKSNNLFHADGTPLQGLLDAAARGVHLDVGHGTASFSFQIAEQAKAAGIALNTISTDIYRGNRLNGPVYSMSNVLTKFLILGYSLEEVIQAVTSSAAKWLGKPELGEIRVGQQANLTLFALEAGEKQLKDSEGDVRVAQYYIEAKGVFTNGSFITG